From one Syntrophales bacterium genomic stretch:
- a CDS encoding DUF294 nucleotidyltransferase-like domain-containing protein, which yields MSSDAYSFLSSIQPFTFLSEEGLTPVADQLIEVTHPRETVLLIQGQNVVEHVYLVRKGLVERYYREKDQDFLHLLYHEKGLFGAISMLLRGGMSIATFKTIEDTDFYLLPKDVFLDLYSRHQEIADFFTDQLGKFMVDKSFATAVVSSLRHADDGPPQIFNQNVENIFTKNLVWCGTTVSVKEAAANMAQHQCSSILLREPEGDFVGIITDRDLRDKIIVHGACDMGATASQIMSSPLETIPAKAPLSDALTVMMLKNLKHLGVTDDSGGVIGIITSRDILEAHSRSPFFLLREINGAHSFDEIRGKHSRVPGLIHGLIKSGAKVMNVARMVSVISDAILNRLAGFAIDELGPPPARFAFMIVGSEGRREQTLKTDQDNAIVFEDVSRERSKDVMAYFLAFGEKVCNWLNEAGYTFCNGGIMAKNPQWCQPLSVWKHYFSTWIGTAEPEGLLQSSIFFDFRTGYGDTEIIDDLRDYMFRSFDAHPNFFRYLAETTVERKPPLGLFGSFMVETKDGRHGVIDVKVPMITIVNYTRVYALKNRIAETNTLERMYQLYLKKGLSWEDYQDFQQAYSFLMRLRLERQLTAIMEENAEPDNYITPNKLPRLDRSTLRAIFKRIERYQSKLVFDFWK from the coding sequence ATGAGCAGTGATGCCTATTCGTTTTTGTCGAGCATTCAACCCTTTACGTTTCTTTCGGAAGAGGGGCTCACACCGGTGGCCGATCAACTCATCGAGGTGACCCATCCCCGGGAAACGGTACTCCTCATCCAGGGACAGAATGTCGTTGAACATGTGTACCTGGTCAGGAAGGGGCTGGTCGAGCGGTACTACCGTGAAAAAGATCAAGATTTTCTCCACCTGCTCTATCATGAGAAAGGCCTGTTCGGAGCCATTTCCATGCTGCTCCGCGGCGGCATGTCCATTGCCACCTTTAAGACGATAGAGGATACGGATTTTTACCTGCTTCCAAAAGATGTATTTCTCGATCTGTATTCGCGGCACCAGGAGATTGCTGATTTTTTCACCGACCAATTGGGCAAGTTCATGGTGGACAAGTCTTTTGCAACGGCCGTCGTAAGCAGTCTTCGTCACGCTGATGATGGGCCTCCCCAGATATTCAACCAGAATGTGGAGAACATATTCACAAAAAATCTCGTATGGTGTGGAACAACGGTGTCCGTTAAAGAAGCTGCCGCGAATATGGCTCAACATCAGTGCAGCTCCATCCTCCTTCGGGAGCCCGAGGGCGATTTCGTGGGAATCATAACCGACCGGGACCTGAGGGACAAGATAATCGTCCATGGCGCCTGCGACATGGGAGCGACGGCATCGCAAATCATGTCCTCACCCCTTGAGACCATTCCGGCGAAAGCTCCCCTGTCGGACGCGCTCACGGTCATGATGTTGAAAAATCTCAAGCATCTCGGGGTAACCGATGACAGCGGAGGGGTGATCGGAATCATCACCAGCCGGGATATTCTTGAAGCCCACAGCCGGTCGCCTTTTTTCCTGCTCAGGGAAATCAACGGAGCACACAGTTTCGATGAAATCAGGGGCAAGCACAGCCGGGTTCCCGGGTTGATCCATGGTCTTATCAAGAGTGGGGCCAAGGTAATGAATGTTGCTAGGATGGTATCGGTCATATCCGACGCTATCCTGAACCGGCTTGCCGGTTTTGCCATTGATGAACTGGGTCCGCCGCCGGCCAGGTTCGCCTTTATGATCGTCGGTAGCGAGGGGAGGCGGGAACAGACACTGAAAACAGACCAGGACAATGCCATCGTGTTCGAGGACGTTTCCAGGGAGCGCTCAAAGGACGTGATGGCCTATTTTCTTGCATTCGGAGAAAAGGTGTGCAACTGGCTCAACGAGGCGGGATATACCTTCTGTAACGGCGGCATAATGGCAAAAAACCCGCAATGGTGCCAGCCGCTTTCAGTCTGGAAACACTACTTCTCCACATGGATTGGAACAGCGGAACCGGAAGGACTGCTTCAATCCAGCATTTTCTTCGATTTTCGTACCGGCTATGGTGACACGGAGATTATCGATGATTTAAGGGATTACATGTTTCGATCCTTCGACGCTCATCCCAATTTTTTCCGTTACCTGGCGGAAACCACGGTGGAGCGTAAACCGCCGCTTGGCCTCTTCGGGTCCTTTATGGTGGAAACGAAAGACGGACGTCACGGCGTCATCGATGTAAAGGTACCTATGATCACCATCGTCAACTATACGCGGGTCTATGCCCTGAAGAACAGAATTGCGGAAACAAACACCCTCGAAAGAATGTACCAGCTCTATCTGAAAAAAGGACTTTCCTGGGAAGACTACCAGGATTTTCAGCAGGCATACAGCTTCCTCATGCGGTTGCGGCTTGAACGTCAG